One Pelorhabdus rhamnosifermentans genomic window carries:
- a CDS encoding DUF1858 domain-containing protein: MITKEMSIMEVVEKYPQTAAVFQQHGMGCLGCAAAHFENIDQGAAAHGINIEALISDLNKVTK, from the coding sequence ATGATTACCAAAGAAATGAGCATTATGGAAGTGGTTGAAAAATATCCTCAAACAGCTGCTGTTTTCCAACAACACGGCATGGGTTGTTTAGGTTGTGCAGCTGCACATTTTGAAAACATTGACCAAGGTGCAGCTGCGCATGGTATTAACATTGAAGCCTTGATCAGCGATTTAAATAAAGTCACGAAATAA
- a CDS encoding FeoA family protein, whose protein sequence is MKKEQPLTCFYVGSHIVVSKICTSRDDSRKLMIFGLIVGTAVTLLQLQPVVVLQIDYTEVALDRVLAGNILGVAKN, encoded by the coding sequence ATGAAAAAAGAGCAGCCTCTTACTTGTTTTTATGTAGGTAGTCATATTGTTGTGAGTAAAATCTGTACTTCACGTGATGATAGTCGTAAACTTATGATTTTTGGGTTAATTGTTGGGACAGCAGTTACCTTATTACAACTGCAACCTGTCGTAGTTCTACAAATTGACTATACGGAGGTTGCGCTTGATCGGGTTCTTGCTGGTAATATTTTAGGTGTGGCCAAAAACTAA
- the feoB gene encoding ferrous iron transport protein B, protein MSGSGGKRLLLIGSPNVGKSVIFNALTGAYAAVSNYPGTTVELATGTCQIEGQNYEVIDTPGVYSLLPVTEEERVTRRILFTRKSTLVLHVLDAKNIRRMLPLSFELLDGGFPVILVLNMMDEAWRQGLTFDMKKLAAELDVPVIALSAIKQQGMDQLKRLIGSYHVKQSKLMLFSIEAEEALANIARILPEHSVLSRRLIAYLLLQQDKEILGVYSFSKQLKSVWSVVQNQREYLQGKMGSTFSQQLMTQRQQHADQLIHKVLSISKVRHSQRIARGLGRMTRQPLTGIPILCLVLYFGLYQLVGHFGAGFLVDYLDEAVFQRYLIPLAQEILRIVNVTPLIQSLFIGEYGFFTLGVRYAVVIVLPIVSSFFFVFAILEDCGYLPRLALLTDGLFRRMGLNGRAVIPMMLGLGCGTMAVMATRTLESKRERLLATFLLALTIPCSAQLGIVLAVLSHHAGFLSLWCAYLFGIFIVSGYVSDKVLPGKRRPFFMELPPFRCPHLSNVVMKAYTRMIWYFSEILPVFLLISFLLWLSDFMGILPRLITAFIPIMHLLGLPPEAAKAFLMGFIRRDYGAAGMYDLYLNGQLNDCELFVACVTFTLFMPCLAQFMVMLKERGILATMAIVSIIIVISFGSGGFIHWLLL, encoded by the coding sequence ATGAGTGGTAGTGGTGGCAAACGGTTATTATTAATCGGTTCACCTAACGTGGGGAAGAGTGTGATTTTTAATGCCCTTACAGGGGCTTATGCCGCCGTTTCCAATTATCCTGGGACAACTGTTGAACTTGCTACAGGAACTTGCCAGATTGAAGGCCAGAACTATGAAGTGATTGATACACCCGGGGTATATTCTTTGCTACCAGTTACTGAAGAAGAGCGGGTTACAAGACGAATCTTGTTTACTCGAAAATCCACTCTGGTTTTGCATGTCCTTGATGCAAAAAATATTCGGCGAATGTTACCTCTGTCATTTGAATTACTTGACGGTGGCTTTCCTGTTATTTTAGTACTCAATATGATGGATGAAGCGTGGCGTCAAGGGCTAACTTTTGATATGAAGAAACTAGCAGCAGAGTTGGATGTGCCTGTTATTGCATTGTCAGCCATTAAGCAGCAAGGGATGGATCAATTAAAGCGATTGATTGGCAGTTATCATGTGAAGCAGAGTAAATTGATGTTGTTTTCCATTGAAGCGGAGGAAGCTTTAGCAAACATTGCTAGGATATTACCTGAGCATTCTGTCTTGAGTCGTCGGCTTATTGCCTATCTGCTATTGCAACAGGATAAAGAAATTCTCGGTGTTTACAGTTTTTCTAAACAGTTAAAATCAGTGTGGTCTGTTGTGCAGAATCAAAGGGAGTATTTACAAGGAAAAATGGGTTCTACCTTTAGTCAACAGCTTATGACACAGCGGCAACAGCATGCTGATCAACTGATTCATAAGGTTCTTTCTATTTCAAAGGTCAGGCATTCGCAGCGTATTGCCAGGGGATTAGGAAGAATGACCAGACAGCCCTTAACAGGTATTCCCATTTTATGCTTGGTGCTTTATTTTGGTTTGTATCAGCTTGTGGGTCACTTTGGAGCCGGATTTTTAGTCGACTATCTTGATGAAGCGGTTTTTCAACGTTATTTAATTCCCTTGGCGCAGGAAATCCTCAGGATTGTGAATGTTACGCCCCTTATTCAATCTTTATTTATTGGCGAATATGGATTTTTTACATTAGGAGTTCGCTATGCTGTTGTCATTGTGCTGCCTATTGTTAGTTCGTTTTTTTTTGTTTTTGCAATTTTAGAAGATTGTGGTTATCTGCCGCGGCTTGCTTTATTGACAGATGGACTGTTTCGACGCATGGGGTTGAATGGTCGGGCCGTTATTCCCATGATGCTAGGACTGGGCTGCGGAACCATGGCCGTTATGGCTACAAGAACATTAGAATCGAAGCGAGAACGACTACTTGCCACTTTCTTACTCGCTTTGACGATACCTTGTTCAGCGCAGCTTGGAATTGTTCTTGCCGTACTTTCACATCATGCAGGTTTTCTTAGCTTGTGGTGTGCCTATCTGTTTGGTATATTTATTGTTAGCGGTTATGTAAGCGACAAGGTTTTGCCGGGAAAACGCCGCCCCTTTTTTATGGAACTACCGCCCTTTCGCTGTCCGCATCTTTCTAATGTCGTGATGAAAGCCTATACACGCATGATATGGTATTTTAGTGAAATTTTGCCTGTTTTTCTGTTGATAAGCTTTTTGTTGTGGCTTAGTGATTTCATGGGGATATTACCGCGACTTATTACAGCATTTATACCTATTATGCATTTATTAGGACTGCCGCCAGAAGCTGCAAAGGCTTTTCTTATGGGATTTATTCGCCGCGATTATGGGGCTGCTGGCATGTATGACTTGTATTTAAACGGCCAGTTAAATGATTGTGAATTATTTGTGGCCTGTGTGACATTTACCTTGTTTATGCCTTGTTTGGCGCAGTTTATGGTGATGCTTAAAGAACGGGGAATTTTGGCAACAATGGCGATTGTTAGTATAATTATTGTAATTTCCTTTGGCTCAGGAGGATTCATCCATTGGCTTTTGTTATAA
- a CDS encoding C40 family peptidase: MARLFRAFLIGLLFTAWTFPVLASGMYYTVGDKGSNVSLIQTKLKERGYYSDVIDGVFSYKMKAAVQKFQRSYKLPDDGIVNSDTYCELVGREMPSTAASKQVKGVLNTAKRYLGVPYVFGGTTPKGFDCSGFTQYVYKQQGHQLPRMADQQYLSGKQVTYNDLQPGDLVFFTTYAKGASHEGIYLGEGKFIHASSSRGVMISKLAEQYWHTRYIGARRVLYR; the protein is encoded by the coding sequence ATGGCCCGACTGTTTCGTGCTTTTCTGATTGGACTTTTGTTTACCGCTTGGACTTTTCCTGTTTTGGCTTCTGGCATGTATTATACTGTCGGTGATAAAGGCTCGAATGTATCACTGATTCAGACAAAATTAAAAGAGCGCGGTTACTATAGTGATGTTATTGATGGTGTGTTTAGTTACAAAATGAAAGCCGCTGTTCAGAAATTTCAGCGTAGTTATAAACTTCCTGATGATGGTATTGTCAATAGTGATACTTACTGTGAGCTTGTCGGGCGAGAAATGCCGAGTACTGCAGCAAGCAAGCAAGTGAAAGGCGTTTTGAATACAGCAAAAAGGTATTTGGGAGTGCCTTATGTATTTGGTGGAACAACGCCTAAAGGTTTTGACTGTTCCGGATTTACGCAGTATGTTTATAAACAACAAGGACATCAATTGCCAAGAATGGCTGACCAGCAATACTTATCAGGTAAACAGGTGACTTATAACGATTTGCAACCTGGCGATTTAGTTTTTTTTACGACCTATGCCAAAGGCGCTTCTCATGAAGGCATTTATTTGGGGGAAGGAAAATTTATTCATGCCTCAAGTAGTCGTGGTGTCATGATTAGTAAGTTAGCAGAACAATATTGGCATACCCGCTATATTGGTGCCAGACGTGTATTATATCGTTAA
- a CDS encoding TIGR03905 family TSCPD domain-containing protein: MHTYATSGTCSKQITFDVQNSIVKNVIFHGGCSGNLQGISKLVEGLPINEVIARLKGIQCGTKPTSCPDQLATALEEFTKKS; the protein is encoded by the coding sequence ATGCATACTTATGCCACTTCAGGCACTTGCTCAAAACAAATTACTTTTGATGTACAAAACAGCATTGTTAAAAATGTGATATTTCATGGCGGATGCAGCGGCAATTTACAAGGCATCAGTAAACTTGTAGAAGGTTTGCCTATAAATGAAGTCATTGCACGATTAAAAGGAATTCAGTGTGGGACAAAACCAACGTCCTGTCCCGATCAGCTTGCTACCGCACTAGAAGAATTCACAAAGAAATCTTAA
- a CDS encoding PAS domain-containing sensor histidine kinase, giving the protein MTSELSAFLESILDACVLSDSTGKIVQVNSQAERLFKRSRNELVQVKVIDLLPASFLCDFLVHWQKVVHSDQAFQFQKAIMADEYWIKIFLSPYDEGVAVFFRNVTTDVLKYKNIEKNQCRLQKILEKQTLQLAETNKQLMHKENGNDAMKRELRQANHKFFKTFYTSLCMMTLHSLDGKIINANSRFLAGTGFNRAEVLGRTVTELHLCSSQSFHNLILTLRQNHATNKFKLSFCTKQGELRLAFVFLETIRLHGQRVILAQIEDITEDRRLQSEMYRLDCLSLVGEMAAGVSHEVRNPMTTVRGFLQMMMKKEDCSRYKGFYELMIHELDRANSLISEFLTMARNKPTHFVQQDLNAVVGALEPLLYAQALGMGKNIKFIPGPLPIAEFDGKEIRQLILNLVGNALDAMSAGGTVTIKTCATEETILLVVADEGSGITPDVLKKMGTPFFTTKDKGTGLGLSVCYRIAKHHGATIDVATSSVGTTFTIAFPLINEMPRLTVLSENEKNFDEQMLLG; this is encoded by the coding sequence ATGACAAGTGAATTAAGCGCTTTTTTAGAAAGTATTCTCGATGCCTGCGTGCTTAGTGATTCAACTGGAAAGATTGTTCAAGTAAACAGCCAGGCTGAAAGATTATTTAAGCGCAGTCGTAATGAATTGGTTCAAGTAAAAGTTATTGATTTACTTCCAGCAAGTTTTCTTTGTGATTTTTTAGTACATTGGCAGAAGGTTGTTCATAGTGATCAGGCTTTTCAATTTCAAAAAGCTATTATGGCAGATGAATATTGGATAAAAATTTTTTTGTCACCTTATGATGAAGGTGTTGCTGTTTTTTTTCGTAATGTTACGACCGATGTCCTAAAATATAAGAATATAGAAAAAAATCAATGCAGATTACAAAAGATATTGGAGAAACAGACACTTCAATTAGCAGAAACAAATAAACAACTTATGCATAAAGAAAACGGTAATGATGCCATGAAACGTGAATTAAGGCAAGCCAATCATAAATTCTTTAAGACTTTTTATACGAGTCTTTGTATGATGACACTTCATAGCTTGGATGGGAAAATTATCAATGCGAATAGTCGGTTTTTAGCTGGGACTGGTTTTAACAGAGCTGAGGTACTTGGGCGGACTGTAACGGAGCTTCACCTCTGTTCTAGCCAATCTTTTCATAATCTTATATTAACGTTGCGCCAGAATCATGCAACAAATAAATTCAAGCTGTCTTTTTGCACCAAACAGGGTGAGCTGCGATTGGCATTTGTCTTTCTTGAAACCATCCGGCTTCATGGTCAGCGCGTCATATTAGCGCAAATTGAAGATATTACTGAGGATCGGCGGCTGCAAAGTGAAATGTATCGTTTGGATTGTTTAAGTCTCGTTGGTGAAATGGCCGCGGGAGTTAGTCATGAAGTTCGTAATCCCATGACAACTGTACGGGGCTTTTTACAAATGATGATGAAAAAGGAAGATTGTAGTCGTTATAAGGGATTTTACGAACTTATGATTCATGAGCTTGATCGAGCTAATTCTCTCATTAGCGAGTTCTTGACAATGGCGCGCAATAAGCCAACTCACTTTGTCCAGCAAGATTTAAATGCGGTTGTTGGTGCTTTAGAGCCTCTCCTTTATGCTCAGGCGTTGGGAATGGGAAAAAATATTAAATTTATTCCTGGTCCTTTGCCTATAGCCGAATTTGATGGTAAAGAAATTCGTCAATTAATCTTGAATTTAGTTGGTAATGCTTTGGACGCCATGTCGGCAGGGGGGACAGTTACGATTAAAACTTGCGCTACAGAGGAAACAATCCTGCTCGTTGTAGCGGATGAGGGAAGCGGCATTACGCCGGATGTATTGAAAAAGATGGGAACCCCTTTTTTTACGACGAAAGATAAAGGAACGGGCTTGGGACTTTCCGTATGTTATCGAATCGCCAAGCATCACGGAGCGACCATTGATGTAGCGACGAGTTCAGTAGGAACTACCTTTACAATTGCTTTCCCTTTGATAAACGAAATGCCAAGGCTTACCGTTTTGTCGGAGAACGAAAAGAATTTTGATGAGCAAATGTTATTAGGTTAG
- the cobC gene encoding alpha-ribazole phosphatase, which translates to MTKIIYVRHGQTAWNLEMKYQGQTDIFLNSLGLEQAEAVAMRLASEDIHAVYASDLKRAYATAEAIADKHHLTVQSEPAFREIHFGEWEGLTYDSICKQWPDVMNHLYSRPDEISIPGGESFRDLKKRAVVAIERLVKKHPDETIVVASHGGTIRTILCAALNIHLNYVWNIKQDNTAVNVVEYYPERTIVCLMNDTCHLGR; encoded by the coding sequence ATGACAAAGATTATTTACGTACGTCACGGTCAAACAGCTTGGAATCTGGAAATGAAATATCAAGGTCAAACAGATATTTTTCTTAATTCCTTGGGTCTTGAACAAGCTGAAGCTGTGGCAATGCGGTTAGCATCTGAAGATATTCATGCTGTTTATGCCAGCGATTTAAAGCGGGCTTATGCGACAGCAGAGGCTATTGCTGATAAACATCATCTTACGGTTCAGTCCGAACCGGCTTTCCGTGAGATACACTTCGGTGAATGGGAAGGACTGACGTACGACAGTATTTGTAAACAATGGCCGGATGTGATGAATCATTTGTATTCACGTCCTGATGAGATTAGCATTCCAGGCGGTGAGTCTTTTCGCGATTTGAAAAAACGCGCCGTGGTTGCTATTGAACGATTGGTGAAAAAACATCCTGATGAAACCATCGTTGTGGCCTCGCACGGCGGGACGATACGTACGATTTTATGTGCAGCACTGAATATTCATCTCAATTATGTATGGAATATTAAACAAGATAATACGGCAGTGAATGTCGTCGAATATTATCCTGAACGTACCATTGTTTGTTTGATGAATGACACTTGTCATTTAGGACGATAA
- the cobD gene encoding threonine-phosphate decarboxylase CobD, producing the protein MKAEHGGNIYAASRDSQQKEAIWLDYSANINPLGLAPSVKAAMLQAIDSVIHYPDADAYDLKRAICRAYGISSELITVGNGAVELLYVLSHIIQPHKVLVMAPTFSEYERAACSSGAQVSYYVLHAHDDFKVKSTVLINQIEMSQPELVFLCNPNNPTGVLMPPAEIAEVIAAAVKIKSFVVVDESFLDFLHWNVWTCQPLLSKFPNLIIAHSLTKFYAIPGLRLGFVLASEIMTRKLHLSKDPWNVNSIAQAAGVAALGDEVYAEQSRTYITQEKKFFYQSLGKISGLKPYEPAANYILVDIRQSPWTASALRQKMMEQKILIRDCSNYEGLGDDYIRLAVKSHEQNEQVLQVLQNIMKGELL; encoded by the coding sequence ATGAAAGCTGAACATGGCGGCAATATTTATGCAGCCAGCCGAGATTCTCAACAAAAAGAAGCAATCTGGCTGGATTACAGTGCAAATATTAACCCATTAGGATTAGCTCCTTCAGTAAAAGCAGCCATGCTGCAGGCAATCGATTCGGTCATTCATTATCCAGATGCAGATGCATATGATTTAAAGCGGGCTATTTGTCGTGCCTATGGTATTTCGTCTGAGCTTATTACAGTAGGAAACGGGGCAGTAGAACTTTTGTATGTGCTGTCTCATATTATTCAGCCCCACAAGGTTTTGGTTATGGCGCCGACTTTCAGTGAATATGAACGAGCAGCTTGTTCATCAGGAGCACAAGTTTCTTATTATGTTTTGCATGCTCATGACGATTTTAAGGTGAAGAGTACGGTTTTAATTAATCAAATCGAGATGAGTCAGCCCGAACTAGTATTTTTATGTAATCCTAATAATCCCACAGGCGTACTGATGCCGCCGGCGGAGATTGCGGAAGTAATTGCAGCTGCTGTGAAAATCAAGTCGTTTGTTGTTGTTGATGAGTCCTTTTTGGATTTTTTACACTGGAATGTTTGGACTTGTCAGCCTCTGCTATCGAAATTTCCCAACCTGATTATTGCGCATTCTCTAACTAAGTTCTATGCCATTCCCGGTCTCCGCCTCGGTTTTGTTCTTGCCAGTGAAATCATGACGAGAAAACTGCATTTAAGTAAAGATCCTTGGAATGTCAATTCTATTGCCCAAGCAGCAGGTGTTGCTGCCCTTGGCGATGAGGTGTATGCCGAGCAAAGTCGAACGTATATTACGCAGGAGAAAAAGTTTTTTTATCAGTCTTTGGGGAAAATTTCCGGCTTAAAACCTTATGAACCTGCTGCAAATTATATTCTTGTTGATATTCGTCAGTCCCCTTGGACAGCCAGTGCCTTACGTCAGAAAATGATGGAACAGAAGATTTTAATTCGTGACTGTAGCAATTACGAGGGACTGGGCGACGATTATATTCGCCTTGCAGTAAAAAGTCATGAACAAAATGAACAGGTGCTTCAAGTGCTACAGAATATCATGAAGGGAGAGTTGTTATGA
- a CDS encoding GHMP family kinase ATP-binding protein codes for MSLTIKSPGSCGELVQGTLDGQPFLITCPIDLYSEIRYKLPGFRTNLRGDKSREILTRTLHYIQSQYTLEEYLVHFPFHQYSTLPIGKGMASSSADLSCLCQAVALSLGMQLSADEVADLCLSIEPTDGIFYSGIMLFDHVGGKIRRNLGQPPQMMIAVFDAGGEVDTLSFNKRSDLTALNKAKEKQVREAMELVMTGIAKQDVSLIGQGATISALANQLILANSCLESIIKLSSQYGACGVNAAHSGTVLGVLFAPQHVHKIGDCVTAITENCPKVKYLQTVHLISGGIRTDRGDEHES; via the coding sequence ATGAGTTTGACAATTAAAAGTCCAGGGTCTTGTGGCGAACTTGTCCAGGGGACACTGGATGGACAGCCTTTTTTGATTACTTGTCCGATTGATCTATATTCGGAGATTCGGTATAAGCTACCCGGCTTTCGAACGAATTTGCGCGGCGACAAATCTCGGGAGATTTTGACGCGGACCCTTCATTATATACAATCGCAATATACGCTTGAAGAATATTTAGTGCACTTTCCTTTTCATCAGTATTCCACCTTGCCCATCGGCAAGGGCATGGCTTCTAGTAGTGCCGATTTGAGTTGTCTTTGCCAAGCAGTTGCATTATCGTTAGGCATGCAGCTTTCTGCTGATGAAGTGGCTGATTTATGTCTGTCCATTGAACCGACAGATGGCATTTTTTATTCAGGCATTATGCTTTTTGATCATGTGGGTGGAAAAATTCGTCGGAATCTGGGTCAGCCGCCTCAAATGATGATTGCTGTTTTTGATGCAGGCGGGGAAGTGGATACTTTGTCCTTTAATAAGCGCAGTGATCTGACTGCTCTCAATAAGGCCAAGGAAAAGCAGGTTCGTGAAGCCATGGAACTTGTCATGACAGGCATAGCCAAGCAGGATGTGTCACTGATTGGTCAGGGAGCAACGATAAGTGCTTTGGCCAATCAATTGATTTTAGCCAATTCCTGCTTAGAATCGATTATCAAATTAAGTAGCCAGTATGGTGCCTGCGGCGTGAATGCGGCGCATAGTGGTACTGTTCTTGGTGTGCTTTTTGCACCCCAGCATGTCCACAAAATTGGCGACTGTGTAACAGCTATAACAGAAAATTGTCCGAAAGTAAAATATCTACAAACGGTGCATTTAATTTCAGGTGGAATCAGGACTGACAGGGGGGATGAACATGAAAGCTGA
- the cobS gene encoding adenosylcobinamide-GDP ribazoletransferase, with product MRYFVTALQFLTRIHLFKESEWSAKRFGRSVVFFPLVGMVIGIILLMINHFVGSYLSAHLTAILLVITSFIVTGALHCDGLMDTADGLLSGRSRERMLEIMKDSRVGSAGVTTFVLLVAVKWALLEDISANLLPLALVVAPVLARLVMVMAITLFPYARPEGIGKLFAQYTGRRDFVYASCLTAFLLFPLAFYSSRVFVSLFSGLLFGSLFCRYTVTKLGGLTGDVYGAATELTEIVALMAFL from the coding sequence ATGCGATATTTTGTTACGGCCCTGCAATTTTTGACAAGAATTCATCTATTCAAAGAATCGGAATGGTCAGCGAAGCGGTTTGGCCGGAGTGTCGTTTTTTTCCCATTAGTTGGTATGGTTATTGGCATTATACTCCTCATGATTAATCATTTTGTGGGAAGCTATCTATCTGCCCATTTGACAGCTATTTTACTTGTCATAACGAGCTTTATTGTGACAGGAGCCTTGCATTGTGATGGTTTAATGGATACGGCTGATGGGTTGCTATCGGGGCGGAGTCGGGAGCGCATGCTGGAAATTATGAAAGACAGTCGCGTGGGTTCGGCTGGTGTGACTACTTTTGTATTGCTTGTGGCAGTGAAATGGGCTTTGTTGGAAGATATTTCTGCTAATCTCTTGCCTTTAGCTTTAGTTGTTGCACCTGTTCTAGCGCGTCTTGTCATGGTGATGGCCATTACCCTATTTCCTTATGCCCGCCCGGAAGGGATTGGCAAGCTGTTTGCCCAATATACAGGGCGGCGTGATTTTGTTTATGCCAGTTGTCTTACCGCTTTTTTACTATTTCCCTTGGCATTTTATTCGTCTCGTGTCTTTGTTAGTTTATTTTCGGGGCTGTTGTTTGGCAGTTTATTTTGTCGTTATACAGTAACTAAACTGGGAGGTTTAACAGGGGATGTCTATGGTGCAGCAACGGAATTAACAGAAATCGTGGCTTTGATGGCTTTTTTATAA
- the cbiB gene encoding adenosylcobinamide-phosphate synthase CbiB gives MTYAMLNAYSVSFCLLPLGALLFDILIGDPRTSFHPVALIGRMISLFEKSLLKPHASSFMKKTSGGLLVFLVLTLTYEIIWYVCTCLDKLDTWEAVVGRALLLSLAISPRSLAEAGFEIRHYLVKKNIKEARRKVGWIVGRDTGHLSAGEVTRATVETVAENIVDGVIAPLFFAALGGVPLAFLYRAVNTLDSMVGYKNEKYSDFGMIAARTDDIFNYIPARITGLLLLGAVCLLRLDIVSAVKTFWHDASKHPSPNSGIPESIVAGALHIQLGGVNYYGGIPSHRATMGQADEALTSDHIKKTVWLMYVTTLLFVLIYAGGSFYLYYSSGSF, from the coding sequence ATGACCTATGCAATGCTTAATGCTTATAGTGTCTCTTTTTGCCTGCTTCCCCTTGGTGCGCTGTTATTTGATATCCTAATTGGTGATCCCCGTACATCTTTTCATCCAGTTGCACTCATCGGCCGCATGATTTCTTTATTTGAAAAATCACTGCTTAAACCGCATGCATCGTCTTTTATGAAAAAGACTTCAGGAGGTCTACTTGTTTTTTTAGTGTTAACATTGACTTATGAAATCATCTGGTATGTTTGCACTTGTTTAGATAAGCTGGATACTTGGGAGGCTGTAGTGGGACGGGCCCTGCTATTGTCACTGGCGATTAGTCCCCGCAGTTTGGCTGAAGCGGGTTTTGAAATTCGCCATTACTTGGTGAAAAAAAATATTAAAGAAGCTCGCCGCAAAGTTGGGTGGATTGTGGGACGTGACACAGGCCACCTTTCAGCAGGTGAAGTGACGCGTGCTACAGTGGAGACAGTGGCCGAAAATATTGTTGATGGAGTTATTGCACCCCTGTTTTTTGCAGCTTTAGGTGGTGTGCCATTGGCATTTCTTTATCGCGCAGTTAATACGCTTGATTCCATGGTTGGCTATAAGAATGAAAAATACAGTGATTTTGGCATGATAGCGGCTCGGACTGATGACATATTCAATTATATCCCGGCACGGATAACAGGCTTATTGCTACTTGGAGCGGTTTGCTTGCTGCGGTTAGACATTGTATCCGCCGTAAAAACGTTCTGGCATGATGCAAGTAAGCATCCTAGCCCCAATAGCGGTATTCCTGAGTCTATTGTGGCCGGAGCCCTTCATATTCAGTTAGGTGGGGTCAATTATTACGGTGGCATTCCATCTCATCGTGCCACGATGGGGCAAGCTGATGAGGCGCTTACAAGTGACCATATTAAAAAGACTGTTTGGCTCATGTATGTGACGACTTTATTGTTTGTACTTATTTATGCCGGGGGTTCTTTTTATTTATATTATTCATCTGGTTCATTTTAA